From Rutidosis leptorrhynchoides isolate AG116_Rl617_1_P2 chromosome 3, CSIRO_AGI_Rlap_v1, whole genome shotgun sequence, a single genomic window includes:
- the LOC139902130 gene encoding uncharacterized protein, producing MDYYVINVYSPQASHLKMVLWNKLRSFISNHDGAFVLFGDFNVVKEASERFGSIFNESEANDFNTFIGDVGLVDLQLGDGRFTWVNKFATKMSRLDRSHFVQVFHSWFDAPGFDTMVRNTVLNEFDNNNSYHLSMKTVKLKKKDWVNIKRCQEVSRKQEVLNRINEVETNIENGVSNDEEKTERCNLVNELSSLQRIEVSDIMQKSQVKWDVEGDENSSFFHNLLKRRRSVQMVKGISLNDEWIMDPSAIKHAFLNSIQLSLIRLMHQLLASRLIPEGFLQAGDNMLLERNVTEDEEM from the exons ATGGATTACTATGTGATTAACGTTTATAGCCCTCAAGCATCACATTTGAAGATGGTTTTATGGAATAAGCTTAGGTCGTTTATCTCAAATCATGATGGGGCTTTTGTGTTGTTTGGCGACTTTAACGTCGTCAAAGAGGCTAGTGAACGTTTTGGTTCCATCTTTAATGAATCTGAGGCTAATGACTTTAACACGTTCATTGGCGATGTTGGCTTGGTGGATTTACAACTAGGTGACGGTCGGTTTACTTGGGTGAACAAGTTCGCAACGAAGATGAGTCGGCTTGACAGG TCCCATTTCGTTCAAGTTTTTCATTCATGGTTCGATGCTCCTGGATTCGATACTATGGTTCGCAATACTGTCTTGAATGAATTTGATAATAACAACTCTTATCACTTGTCGATGAAAACGGTTAAACTAAAGAAAAAAGATTGGGTGAACATCAAGAGGTGTCAAGAGGTATCCAGGAAGCAGGAGGTGCTAAATAGAATAAATGAGGTTGAAACTAACATCGAAAATGGAGTGTCCAACGATGAAGAAAAAACCGAAAGGTGTAATTTGGTTAATGAGCTGTCTAGTTTACAAAGGATAGAAGTTTCCGACATCATGCAAAAATCTCAGGTTAAATGGGATGTTGAAGGTGACGAAAATTCTAGCTTTTTTCATAATTTACTGAAACGGAGGAGAAGTGTGCAAATGGTGAAGGGGATTTCGTTAAATGATGAATGGATTATGGACCCGTCGGCTATTAAACATGCTTTTTTGAATTCTATTCAACTAAGTTTGATAAGGTTAATGCATCAGTTATTGGCCAGTCGCCTTATTCCAGAAGGTTTCCTTCAAGCAGGTGATAATATGTTGCTGGAAAGAAATGTGACAGAAGATGAAGAAATGTGA